A DNA window from Undibacterium sp. YM2 contains the following coding sequences:
- a CDS encoding C13 family peptidase, with amino-acid sequence MKKLSSSLWMAGLLVLLSACATKPAITYLNPGQDKAREMSDQLMAQQRLSNQEKAKTIDHHRVWYAGFGLHSGSKAFWGDVQLAKQRLEEINPELISYSFNNDPHQDKLDAPFAHLGSLDQTARDIASQAREGDVVTILLTSHGYTDLVAVEIGNKPTAPIWTRYLKTALAPLEKFPTVLIISSCYSGSLISQLKAPNRIIVTASAQDKVSYGCQPLANNTFFVDALFGSKLDSGQNLMQVFEHTKELVTEREKAAKFDPSSPQIFVGEKMQAYAQQPLKSWLQ; translated from the coding sequence ATGAAGAAACTTTCCTCTTCCCTGTGGATGGCTGGCCTGTTGGTGCTTTTGTCTGCTTGTGCGACCAAGCCAGCTATTACTTATCTGAACCCCGGCCAGGACAAGGCGCGTGAGATGAGTGATCAATTGATGGCGCAGCAAAGGCTCAGTAATCAGGAGAAGGCGAAAACCATAGACCATCACCGTGTCTGGTACGCTGGATTTGGTTTGCATTCAGGCTCCAAGGCATTTTGGGGTGATGTGCAACTGGCCAAACAAAGGCTGGAAGAAATCAATCCTGAACTGATCAGCTATAGCTTCAATAATGACCCACATCAGGACAAACTTGACGCTCCCTTTGCCCACCTCGGCAGCCTGGATCAGACGGCCAGGGATATTGCCAGCCAGGCCAGGGAAGGAGATGTGGTGACTATTCTGCTGACCAGTCATGGCTATACCGATCTGGTCGCGGTTGAAATAGGCAATAAGCCCACGGCACCCATTTGGACGCGCTATCTCAAAACGGCACTGGCCCCTCTGGAAAAATTCCCGACGGTACTGATCATTTCTTCCTGCTATTCCGGTTCCCTGATCTCGCAATTGAAAGCACCGAACCGCATTATCGTGACTGCGTCGGCACAAGACAAGGTGTCTTATGGCTGCCAGCCATTGGCAAACAATACGTTTTTTGTTGATGCCCTGTTTGGCAGCAAACTCGATTCAGGTCAAAACCTGATGCAAGTGTTTGAACATACCAAAGAGCTGGTGACAGAGCGTGAGAAAGCAGCGAAATTTGATCCCTCGTCACCACAGATTTTTGTTGGCGAGAAAATGCAGGCTTATGCGCAGCAGCCTTTGAAGTCCTGGTTGCAATAG
- a CDS encoding DUF4214 domain-containing protein: protein MPNVNITYNDVAGKLASLPLLAATINAAIRYLDQFVVFKGTIDILVNADTTATGRFSGSYTASLLGKKNGLDVYEASLVTESRTGIDPSPDKPDLIINIDPTSSYASGLYWDPNIANSISGTVDPSKVDAFTGILHELLHGMGFLGYRDGVGKLPGNYESVWDSFLTVNSNNTASLGGPAVLALLGEPVEVRVGGTQSIYHLGTGPAVADSKMPWLEASNFNGYYYNYGERYLLGRLELAMLQDMGWTLKPTTMTNVVNIWDNKIAPLYLVGWDTDEQIIGDSKDDRIEGRGGNDTLIGATGDDSLYGGAGNDFLYGDAGNDVAVFSGNANEYTATYNAANDSYTVRDSVSNRDGIDTIFSVENLRFADGTKTPASLLTNTIPGTGNSNTINGSTGNDTLTGTAGSDSINALAGDDSLRGGAGNDTLYGGDGTDTALFTGSLADYTVSYDAASASYTVADKVNGRDGTDTLYSIELLSFSDVLNIRPGLLIATPSLTINGGPYNDYLLGTTGNNTINGLADNDTLVGGAGDDSLYGGDGNDTANYSGNAADYSVTYNAGNASYTIQDKTSNRDGTDTLYSIEILSFADGSRSPISMLVSTVTGITINGSTGNEALAGTAGNDYLYGFAGNDTLTGGGGNDFLAGGDGLDTASFAGLRTGYSISKSKDGQSWAITDLAGSDGNDQLISIERLQFKDQALALDINGTAGQVYRLYQAAFDRKPDLVGLGYWINDMDKGSSLTQVAAGFFQSPEFQKLYGSNPSNATLVGNFYQNVLHRAPDQVGYDYWLNQLNTGKISAAGVLASFCDSPENQALVANSIQNGIDYTLWLA, encoded by the coding sequence ATGCCCAACGTCAATATTACCTATAACGATGTCGCAGGGAAGCTCGCATCCTTGCCCTTGCTGGCGGCCACGATCAATGCGGCGATCAGGTACCTTGATCAGTTTGTCGTGTTCAAGGGCACGATAGACATCCTGGTCAACGCAGATACGACTGCGACCGGACGATTTAGTGGCAGTTACACCGCATCTCTTCTTGGCAAGAAAAATGGCCTGGATGTGTATGAGGCATCGCTGGTGACGGAATCGCGCACTGGCATAGATCCTTCGCCAGACAAGCCAGACCTGATCATCAATATCGACCCGACTTCGTCCTATGCCAGTGGACTGTACTGGGACCCCAATATTGCCAATAGCATCAGCGGCACGGTCGATCCCAGCAAGGTTGATGCGTTTACCGGAATTTTGCACGAGCTCCTGCATGGCATGGGTTTTCTTGGTTACCGTGACGGCGTTGGCAAATTGCCAGGCAATTATGAATCGGTCTGGGATTCTTTCCTGACTGTGAATAGCAATAATACTGCCTCGCTGGGCGGGCCTGCCGTTCTTGCCTTGTTGGGAGAACCGGTGGAGGTGCGGGTTGGCGGCACCCAGAGCATCTATCACCTGGGTACTGGCCCCGCTGTGGCAGACAGCAAGATGCCCTGGCTGGAGGCAAGCAATTTCAACGGCTATTACTATAACTACGGCGAGCGTTACCTGCTGGGCAGGCTGGAGCTTGCCATGTTGCAGGACATGGGGTGGACACTCAAGCCGACCACGATGACCAATGTCGTCAATATCTGGGACAATAAAATTGCACCGTTGTATCTGGTAGGCTGGGATACCGATGAACAGATCATAGGTGACAGCAAGGATGACCGTATCGAAGGCCGCGGTGGTAATGACACCTTGATCGGTGCTACGGGTGACGACAGCCTGTATGGCGGTGCTGGCAATGACTTTTTGTATGGTGATGCTGGTAACGACGTGGCTGTATTTTCTGGCAATGCCAATGAGTACACTGCCACTTACAATGCTGCCAATGACAGTTACACCGTCAGGGACAGTGTCAGTAACCGGGATGGCATAGACACGATCTTTTCTGTAGAAAACCTGAGATTTGCCGATGGCACCAAAACCCCGGCCAGCCTGCTCACTAACACCATCCCCGGAACAGGCAACAGCAACACCATCAACGGCAGCACCGGCAACGACACGCTGACAGGCACGGCAGGCAGTGACAGCATCAATGCCCTGGCCGGTGACGACAGCTTGCGCGGCGGTGCTGGTAATGACACCCTGTACGGTGGCGACGGTACTGACACCGCCTTGTTCACTGGCAGCCTGGCCGACTACACTGTCAGCTATGATGCCGCCAGCGCCAGCTATACCGTGGCCGACAAGGTCAATGGCCGCGACGGTACTGACACACTTTATTCGATAGAGTTGCTGTCGTTTTCTGATGTCCTCAATATCCGCCCCGGCTTGCTGATCGCTACGCCCAGCCTCACCATCAATGGCGGGCCCTATAACGATTATCTGCTTGGTACCACAGGCAATAACACCATCAATGGGCTGGCCGACAATGACACCCTGGTTGGTGGTGCAGGTGACGACAGCCTCTATGGTGGCGACGGTAACGACACCGCCAACTACAGCGGCAATGCGGCTGACTACAGTGTCACTTACAATGCGGGCAACGCCAGCTACACCATCCAGGACAAAACCAGCAACCGTGATGGCACTGACACTTTATATTCGATAGAGATACTGAGCTTTGCCGATGGCAGCCGTTCGCCAATCAGCATGCTGGTCAGCACCGTCACTGGCATCACCATCAATGGCAGCACAGGCAACGAAGCACTGGCAGGAACAGCAGGAAACGACTACCTGTATGGTTTTGCCGGCAATGACACGCTGACCGGCGGCGGGGGCAACGATTTTCTGGCAGGTGGCGATGGCCTGGACACGGCCAGCTTTGCCGGGCTGCGCACAGGCTATAGCATCAGCAAAAGCAAGGATGGTCAGTCATGGGCCATCACTGACCTCGCAGGCAGCGATGGCAACGACCAGCTCATCAGCATAGAGCGCCTGCAATTCAAGGACCAGGCGCTGGCTCTCGACATCAATGGCACGGCTGGCCAGGTCTACAGGCTGTATCAGGCAGCATTTGATCGCAAGCCTGATCTGGTAGGTCTTGGTTACTGGATCAATGACATGGACAAGGGCTCCAGCCTGACCCAGGTGGCGGCCGGTTTTTTCCAGTCACCCGAATTCCAGAAACTGTATGGCAGCAACCCCAGCAATGCTACCCTGGTTGGTAATTTCTACCAGAATGTCTTGCACCGTGCTCCTGACCAGGTGGGCTATGATTACTGGCTCAACCAGCTCAATACCGGCAAAATCAGCGCTGCCGGTGTGCTGGCCAGTTTTTGCGACAGCCCCGAGAACCAGGCACTGGTCGCCAACTCTATACAAAACGGTATCGACTACACGCTCTGGCTTGCTTAA
- a CDS encoding triacylglycerol lipase encodes MNNSTRQIVFIDGVGGKRYMRGTFVRYFERRGYKVLCFDYKVSSQSFDEIQKKLSEFLSAVGSQGEYHAVGYSFGGVLLRSLSEQLEPHLRPRRAVLLASPLRAMRLARRLHNWKIYQILTGECGQFAADEERMSKVPMLNIPCAHIYGTWPWLGAFCFFFGFSLPHDGMVAADEAIPSSQAQAIPVPASHAFIPSNVHALRAMERCFATETSAAKHSCDKCLVVSSTH; translated from the coding sequence ATGAACAATAGTACCCGCCAGATTGTTTTTATCGATGGAGTCGGCGGCAAGCGCTATATGCGCGGCACATTTGTCCGCTACTTTGAACGACGCGGCTACAAGGTACTATGCTTTGACTACAAGGTATCGTCCCAATCCTTTGATGAAATCCAAAAGAAGCTCAGCGAATTTTTATCTGCGGTCGGCAGTCAAGGTGAATATCATGCTGTCGGCTATTCTTTTGGCGGCGTGCTTCTCAGGAGCCTGAGCGAGCAACTGGAGCCGCACTTGCGGCCCAGGCGTGCAGTCTTGCTGGCATCACCACTACGCGCCATGCGGCTCGCCCGCAGATTGCATAACTGGAAAATCTACCAGATACTGACTGGCGAATGCGGCCAATTTGCCGCTGATGAAGAAAGGATGAGCAAAGTCCCCATGCTCAACATTCCCTGCGCCCACATCTATGGCACATGGCCCTGGCTTGGCGCTTTCTGTTTTTTCTTTGGCTTTAGCTTGCCACACGATGGCATGGTTGCTGCTGATGAAGCCATTCCATCGTCACAGGCGCAGGCGATACCTGTACCGGCAAGCCATGCTTTCATTCCATCGAATGTGCATGCATTGAGGGCCATGGAACGATGCTTTGCTACCGAGACTTCGGCAGCAAAGCACAGTTGCGATAAATGCCTTGTAGTGTCATCAACACATTGA
- a CDS encoding RICIN domain-containing protein — MAFNFENDRPYFIIPKHSKQPLGVQRQEKQKGLKIESQNAIQGSTAQQVRFARNGKGHFYVIMSHSGLYWDIKNASQDADAELLQWDWSDSNGNSPNQRFRLMSNGEGYYYIKAAHSGLTLEVKDAGKDGAQVQQNQLNTNIANRDYQLFSIMPASTGYLVREPMAFKVHTDFIREATLSLIDKMPEVGGAVQAIVGFFWPDNHDQNFWDQITAYVEQRMKDLLKQAEIKTLTQTLEGIKKNLKEYLTTTNLTNKRIKLIAAITAATQVEDHYLDNDGGLAVLPLMASWGTMVLTMRMEMVSHYNKANLLLASTDQAALKADGDELQFLNEAIARFGLAASTSRKKAMEWRLSFIVSDVKVTSSRQGRLEEYWVEDRYEGWRVSHTFAPSSRVHDPYAKAKADKAKEMHVARVKAKFDVELDVILAQVYLWPYFNREKKPGPGKKKIAVTTAYGYMPSTNSFASKLDDLGEVVLWTHTNNQPHAFLCGLQLLPVKGDSFSVGKTEGDKQTLKLATGEYICNVRLLEWDNIILGLILETNLGRSIQAGKIGDHINGRYFDAGLDDMVAARLVNISGTHSTDKFNSLNFHWEYERAE, encoded by the coding sequence ATGGCCTTCAATTTTGAGAACGACAGACCTTATTTCATCATCCCCAAACATAGCAAGCAGCCACTGGGCGTGCAAAGGCAGGAAAAACAAAAAGGGCTGAAGATAGAGTCGCAAAACGCGATCCAGGGCAGCACTGCCCAGCAAGTGCGTTTCGCCCGCAATGGCAAGGGGCACTTTTATGTGATCATGAGTCATTCCGGTTTGTACTGGGATATCAAGAACGCTTCGCAAGATGCAGACGCAGAGCTGTTGCAATGGGATTGGAGTGATTCAAACGGTAATTCGCCCAACCAGCGTTTCAGGCTGATGTCGAACGGTGAGGGCTATTACTACATCAAGGCTGCTCATAGTGGTCTGACGCTGGAAGTAAAAGATGCCGGGAAAGATGGCGCGCAAGTACAGCAAAATCAATTGAACACCAATATAGCCAACCGCGATTATCAGTTGTTCAGCATTATGCCGGCCAGTACTGGTTATCTGGTGAGAGAGCCAATGGCATTCAAGGTGCATACCGATTTTATACGTGAGGCAACGCTGTCACTGATAGACAAGATGCCCGAAGTTGGTGGTGCTGTGCAGGCCATTGTCGGCTTCTTCTGGCCTGACAATCACGATCAGAATTTTTGGGATCAGATCACCGCCTATGTTGAACAGCGTATGAAGGATTTGCTGAAACAGGCTGAAATCAAAACATTGACCCAGACCCTGGAAGGCATCAAAAAAAATCTCAAGGAATATCTGACTACCACTAACCTGACCAATAAGCGCATCAAGCTGATTGCTGCCATTACAGCGGCTACGCAGGTAGAAGACCACTATCTCGATAATGATGGCGGCCTTGCCGTGCTGCCACTCATGGCATCCTGGGGCACGATGGTGCTGACTATGCGCATGGAAATGGTTAGTCACTATAATAAGGCGAACCTGCTCCTAGCCAGCACTGACCAGGCTGCGCTGAAGGCAGATGGTGATGAACTGCAATTTTTAAACGAAGCCATAGCACGCTTTGGCCTGGCCGCCAGTACCAGCCGCAAAAAGGCGATGGAATGGCGACTGTCATTTATCGTCAGTGATGTAAAAGTCACTTCCAGCAGGCAGGGGCGGCTGGAAGAATACTGGGTCGAAGATCGTTATGAAGGCTGGCGTGTTTCACATACTTTCGCACCTTCATCACGCGTTCACGATCCCTATGCCAAGGCCAAGGCAGATAAAGCCAAGGAAATGCATGTGGCCAGGGTAAAGGCGAAATTCGATGTCGAACTTGACGTTATCCTGGCACAGGTGTACCTGTGGCCTTATTTCAACAGAGAGAAAAAACCTGGGCCGGGCAAAAAGAAAATCGCAGTAACGACTGCTTATGGGTATATGCCTTCTACCAACAGTTTTGCCTCAAAGCTTGATGATCTGGGCGAAGTCGTATTGTGGACGCATACCAATAATCAACCACATGCCTTTCTTTGCGGCCTGCAATTATTACCTGTTAAAGGCGATAGTTTTTCCGTCGGCAAGACAGAAGGGGACAAACAGACACTGAAACTGGCAACAGGTGAATATATCTGTAATGTCCGCCTTCTTGAATGGGATAACATCATTTTGGGACTGATACTCGAAACCAATCTGGGGCGATCTATCCAGGCTGGCAAGATTGGCGATCACATCAATGGCCGCTATTTTGATGCGGGCCTTGATGATATGGTTGCTGCCAGACTCGTCAATATCTCTGGCACTCATAGTACGGATAAATTCAATTCACTGAATTTTCATTGGGAATATGAGCGGGCTGAATAA
- a CDS encoding rod shape-determining protein, whose product MKNIKSGECISEVPELAISAPPDQKILGVGAAARSSIAGKAGAVVLNPFAHPRSLVSDFTVAQQLIKAFVQRVKSSSAMAMNPIIIFHPLGNPDGGFTQVEGRAFRELAFGAGAYKVILWYGDELTDQEILSGQYPSHGRVID is encoded by the coding sequence GTGAAGAATATCAAATCGGGAGAGTGCATTTCAGAAGTGCCTGAACTGGCGATCAGTGCGCCACCTGATCAAAAGATACTGGGTGTTGGCGCTGCGGCGCGGTCTTCGATAGCGGGAAAAGCCGGCGCCGTTGTGCTTAATCCCTTTGCTCATCCGCGCTCACTTGTATCTGATTTTACCGTGGCACAGCAACTCATCAAGGCCTTTGTTCAGCGCGTCAAGTCCAGTTCTGCCATGGCGATGAATCCCATCATCATCTTCCACCCACTCGGCAATCCTGACGGCGGTTTTACCCAGGTAGAGGGCCGCGCATTTCGTGAATTGGCGTTCGGGGCTGGTGCATACAAAGTCATACTCTGGTACGGCGACGAACTGACTGATCAGGAAATATTGTCCGGCCAGTATCCGTCCCATGGGCGTGTTATTGATTGA